Proteins encoded by one window of bacterium:
- a CDS encoding NAAT family transporter — protein sequence MEILSISVTLFLIMDPFGNIPIFLPILEKVPRERRRKVLVRELLLALLIIAVFTLSGKYVMSFLGLERASVSIAGGIILFLIAIRMVFPRHEADAQTEFEGEPFLVPMAVPLVSGPSLLAALLLFSSTGTLSVGALLLAAVGAWVVTFIVLYLSTYIVDLLTKRGLAAIERLMGMILVAVAVQLFLEGLSSYLR from the coding sequence ATGGAAATTCTTTCAATATCAGTCACGCTATTTCTCATCATGGATCCGTTCGGGAATATCCCGATCTTTCTACCGATCCTCGAGAAAGTACCGCGGGAACGTCGCCGCAAAGTGCTTGTCCGTGAACTACTCCTCGCGCTACTGATAATCGCGGTCTTTACGCTTTCCGGTAAATATGTAATGTCCTTTCTCGGCCTCGAACGCGCATCGGTTTCGATAGCCGGGGGAATAATCCTGTTTTTGATCGCGATCCGGATGGTTTTTCCGCGACATGAGGCGGATGCGCAAACCGAATTCGAGGGGGAGCCATTTTTGGTGCCTATGGCCGTGCCGCTCGTCTCCGGACCATCATTACTGGCCGCCTTGCTGTTGTTTTCGTCGACCGGAACCCTGTCAGTGGGTGCGTTATTGCTGGCGGCGGTCGGTGCCTGGGTAGTGACCTTTATTGTGCTTTATCTCTCAACCTATATTGTTGACTTGCTGACCAAACGCGGTCTGGCGGCGATCGAACGACTGATGGGGATGATCCTGGTCGCGGTGGCGGTCCAGTTGTTCCTTGAAGGGCTCTCAAGTTACTTGCGGTGA
- a CDS encoding fatty acid desaturase, producing MAFSFWVMQYSFWYALPSIVLASGFLIRLFIIFHDCGHSAFFASERLNIIVGNITGILTFTPYDYWHKSHAKHHATSANLDKRGFGDVWMMTVQEYINSDFKTRLQYRLYRNPVVMFLLGPLFIVLITHRMVRRKATSKERRSVYITNLAILLMGVGVSLIVGWKTYLVVQFLVLYIGTMAGIWLFYVQHQFEGVYWARQPEWDFMTASLDGGSFYALPKVLNWFTGNIGYHHIHHLNSRIPNYNLPKCHEKHEALAATPKVRFWPSFKSLTFRLWDEQENRLVGFGQVKRRTAQMQS from the coding sequence ATGGCGTTCTCTTTCTGGGTGATGCAGTATTCTTTCTGGTACGCGTTGCCTTCAATCGTGTTGGCATCCGGTTTCCTGATCCGCCTGTTCATTATTTTCCACGACTGCGGACACTCAGCCTTTTTCGCCTCTGAACGCCTGAATATCATCGTTGGCAATATTACCGGGATCCTGACCTTCACTCCCTACGACTACTGGCACAAGAGCCATGCCAAACACCACGCTACTTCGGCAAATCTGGACAAGCGCGGCTTTGGAGATGTTTGGATGATGACGGTTCAGGAGTATATCAATTCCGATTTCAAGACCCGGCTGCAGTACCGGCTGTATCGAAATCCGGTGGTGATGTTCCTGTTGGGACCGCTGTTTATCGTCCTGATCACACACCGAATGGTCCGTCGCAAAGCGACCTCCAAAGAGCGGAGATCGGTCTATATCACCAATCTCGCCATTCTTCTCATGGGAGTTGGCGTTAGCCTGATCGTCGGCTGGAAGACCTATTTGGTAGTTCAGTTCCTGGTGCTGTATATCGGAACGATGGCTGGAATCTGGCTATTCTATGTCCAGCATCAATTCGAGGGCGTTTATTGGGCACGTCAGCCCGAATGGGATTTCATGACCGCGTCGCTCGATGGCGGCTCGTTCTATGCGCTGCCGAAGGTGCTGAACTGGTTCACCGGAAATATCGGTTACCATCATATTCATCACCTGAATTCACGCATCCCGAATTACAATCTTCCCAAGTGCCATGAAAAGCACGAGGCGCTGGCGGCCACACCCAAGGTCCGCTTCTGGCCAAGTTTCAAATCATTGACATTTCGTCTGTGGGATGAACAGGAGAATCGATTGGTCGGATTCGGACAGGTCAAGCGCCGCACGGCGCAGATGCAGTCCTGA